A stretch of Salvelinus alpinus chromosome 4, SLU_Salpinus.1, whole genome shotgun sequence DNA encodes these proteins:
- the LOC139573906 gene encoding mediator of RNA polymerase II transcription subunit 18-like isoform X1, whose translation MEAPPVSVLPITGGTINMMEYLLQGDVLDQALESLLHRLRGLCDNMEPETFADHELVYLLKGQQGNPFLLRARRSLSHPTVPWHLRYLGQPEVGDKSRHALVRNCVDVAASHSLPDFLNEMGFRMDHEFVAKGHIFRKGVLKVVVSKLSRILVPENTENTEPLSLSYLVELSVLVPAGQDTMSEDMRSFAEQLKPLVHLEKIDPKRHIVLLVCSIQQVRVQQDTTSWNVQTGQFVLIYIFKTYSDM comes from the exons ATGGAGGCCCCACCAGTCTCAGTGCTGCCCATCACGGGGGGCACAATTAACATGATGGAGTACCTGCTGCAAGGCGA CGTCTTGGACCAGGCCCTCGAAAGCCTATTGCACCGCCTCCGGGGCCTTTGTGACAACATGGAACCCGAGACGTTTGCTGACCATGAGCTGGTCTACCTCCTGAAGGGCCAGCAGGGCAACCCGTTCCTGTTGCGAGCCCGCCGCTCCCTCTCCCACCCCACAGTGCCCTGGCACCTGCGCTACCTGGGCCAGCCGGAGGTGGGTGACAAGTCCCGCCACGCGCTAGTTCGCAACTGTGTGGATGTGGCCGCCTCGCACAGCCTGCCCGACTTCCTCAATGAAATGGGCTTCCGCATGGACCACGAGTTCGTAGCCAAGGGCCACATTTTCCGCAAAGGCGTGCTCAAAGTGGTGGTGAGTAAACTGTCTCGCATCCTGGTCCCCGAGAATACAGAGAACACTGAGCCGCTGTCACTCTCCTACCTGGTGGAGCTCAGTGTATTGGTCCCCGCGGGCCAGGATACCATGTCAGAGGACATGCGCAGCTTCGCTGAGCAGCTCAAGCCCCTGGTTCACCTGGAGAAGATTGACCCCAAGAGACACAT TGTCCTCTTGGTTTGCAGCATTCAACAGGTGCGTGTGCAGCAGGACACAACATCGTGGAATGTTCAGACAGGCCAGTTTGTTCTAATCTACATATTCAAAACATAttctgacatgtag
- the LOC139573906 gene encoding mediator of RNA polymerase II transcription subunit 18-like isoform X2 produces the protein MEAPPVSVLPITGGTINMMEYLLQGDVLDQALESLLHRLRGLCDNMEPETFADHELVYLLKGQQGNPFLLRARRSLSHPTVPWHLRYLGQPEVGDKSRHALVRNCVDVAASHSLPDFLNEMGFRMDHEFVAKGHIFRKGVLKVVVSKLSRILVPENTENTEPLSLSYLVELSVLVPAGQDTMSEDMRSFAEQLKPLVHLEKIDPKRHIIQQVRVQQDTTSWNVQTGQFVLIYIFKTYSDM, from the exons ATGGAGGCCCCACCAGTCTCAGTGCTGCCCATCACGGGGGGCACAATTAACATGATGGAGTACCTGCTGCAAGGCGA CGTCTTGGACCAGGCCCTCGAAAGCCTATTGCACCGCCTCCGGGGCCTTTGTGACAACATGGAACCCGAGACGTTTGCTGACCATGAGCTGGTCTACCTCCTGAAGGGCCAGCAGGGCAACCCGTTCCTGTTGCGAGCCCGCCGCTCCCTCTCCCACCCCACAGTGCCCTGGCACCTGCGCTACCTGGGCCAGCCGGAGGTGGGTGACAAGTCCCGCCACGCGCTAGTTCGCAACTGTGTGGATGTGGCCGCCTCGCACAGCCTGCCCGACTTCCTCAATGAAATGGGCTTCCGCATGGACCACGAGTTCGTAGCCAAGGGCCACATTTTCCGCAAAGGCGTGCTCAAAGTGGTGGTGAGTAAACTGTCTCGCATCCTGGTCCCCGAGAATACAGAGAACACTGAGCCGCTGTCACTCTCCTACCTGGTGGAGCTCAGTGTATTGGTCCCCGCGGGCCAGGATACCATGTCAGAGGACATGCGCAGCTTCGCTGAGCAGCTCAAGCCCCTGGTTCACCTGGAGAAGATTGACCCCAAGAGACACAT CATTCAACAGGTGCGTGTGCAGCAGGACACAACATCGTGGAATGTTCAGACAGGCCAGTTTGTTCTAATCTACATATTCAAAACATAttctgacatgtag
- the LOC139573906 gene encoding mediator of RNA polymerase II transcription subunit 18-like isoform X3, producing MEAPPVSVLPITGGTINMMEYLLQGDVLDQALESLLHRLRGLCDNMEPETFADHELVYLLKGQQGNPFLLRARRSLSHPTVPWHLRYLGQPEVGDKSRHALVRNCVDVAASHSLPDFLNEMGFRMDHEFVAKGHIFRKGVLKVVVSKLSRILVPENTENTEPLSLSYLVELSVLVPAGQDTMSEDMRSFAEQLKPLVHLEKIDPKRHITPPIRSLW from the exons ATGGAGGCCCCACCAGTCTCAGTGCTGCCCATCACGGGGGGCACAATTAACATGATGGAGTACCTGCTGCAAGGCGA CGTCTTGGACCAGGCCCTCGAAAGCCTATTGCACCGCCTCCGGGGCCTTTGTGACAACATGGAACCCGAGACGTTTGCTGACCATGAGCTGGTCTACCTCCTGAAGGGCCAGCAGGGCAACCCGTTCCTGTTGCGAGCCCGCCGCTCCCTCTCCCACCCCACAGTGCCCTGGCACCTGCGCTACCTGGGCCAGCCGGAGGTGGGTGACAAGTCCCGCCACGCGCTAGTTCGCAACTGTGTGGATGTGGCCGCCTCGCACAGCCTGCCCGACTTCCTCAATGAAATGGGCTTCCGCATGGACCACGAGTTCGTAGCCAAGGGCCACATTTTCCGCAAAGGCGTGCTCAAAGTGGTGGTGAGTAAACTGTCTCGCATCCTGGTCCCCGAGAATACAGAGAACACTGAGCCGCTGTCACTCTCCTACCTGGTGGAGCTCAGTGTATTGGTCCCCGCGGGCCAGGATACCATGTCAGAGGACATGCGCAGCTTCGCTGAGCAGCTCAAGCCCCTGGTTCACCTGGAGAAGATTGACCCCAAGAGACACAT cactccaccaatcaggtctttatggtag
- the LOC139573906 gene encoding mediator of RNA polymerase II transcription subunit 18-like isoform X4: MEAPPVSVLPITGGTINMMEYLLQGDVLDQALESLLHRLRGLCDNMEPETFADHELVYLLKGQQGNPFLLRARRSLSHPTVPWHLRYLGQPEVGDKSRHALVRNCVDVAASHSLPDFLNEMGFRMDHEFVAKGHIFRKGVLKVVVSKLSRILVPENTENTEPLSLSYLVELSVLVPAGQDTMSEDMRSFAEQLKPLVHLEKIDPKRHM, from the exons ATGGAGGCCCCACCAGTCTCAGTGCTGCCCATCACGGGGGGCACAATTAACATGATGGAGTACCTGCTGCAAGGCGA CGTCTTGGACCAGGCCCTCGAAAGCCTATTGCACCGCCTCCGGGGCCTTTGTGACAACATGGAACCCGAGACGTTTGCTGACCATGAGCTGGTCTACCTCCTGAAGGGCCAGCAGGGCAACCCGTTCCTGTTGCGAGCCCGCCGCTCCCTCTCCCACCCCACAGTGCCCTGGCACCTGCGCTACCTGGGCCAGCCGGAGGTGGGTGACAAGTCCCGCCACGCGCTAGTTCGCAACTGTGTGGATGTGGCCGCCTCGCACAGCCTGCCCGACTTCCTCAATGAAATGGGCTTCCGCATGGACCACGAGTTCGTAGCCAAGGGCCACATTTTCCGCAAAGGCGTGCTCAAAGTGGTGGTGAGTAAACTGTCTCGCATCCTGGTCCCCGAGAATACAGAGAACACTGAGCCGCTGTCACTCTCCTACCTGGTGGAGCTCAGTGTATTGGTCCCCGCGGGCCAGGATACCATGTCAGAGGACATGCGCAGCTTCGCTGAGCAGCTCAAGCCCCTGGTTCACCTGGAGAAGATTGACCCCAAGAGACACATGTAA
- the LOC139573906 gene encoding mediator of RNA polymerase II transcription subunit 18-like isoform X5, producing MEAPPVSVLPITGGTINMMEYLLQGSVLDQALESLLHRLRGLCDNMEPETFADHELVYLLKGQQGNPFLLRARRSLSHPTVPWHLRYLGQPEVGDKSRHALVRNCVDVAASHSLPDFLNEMGFRMDHEFVAKGHIFRKGVLKVVVSKLSRILVPENTENTEPLSLSYLVELSVLVPAGQDTMSEDMRSFAEQLKPLVHLEKIDPKRHM from the exons ATGGAGGCCCCACCAGTCTCAGTGCTGCCCATCACGGGGGGCACAATTAACATGATGGAGTACCTGCTGCAAG GCAGCGTCTTGGACCAGGCCCTCGAAAGCCTATTGCACCGCCTCCGGGGCCTTTGTGACAACATGGAACCCGAGACGTTTGCTGACCATGAGCTGGTCTACCTCCTGAAGGGCCAGCAGGGCAACCCGTTCCTGTTGCGAGCCCGCCGCTCCCTCTCCCACCCCACAGTGCCCTGGCACCTGCGCTACCTGGGCCAGCCGGAGGTGGGTGACAAGTCCCGCCACGCGCTAGTTCGCAACTGTGTGGATGTGGCCGCCTCGCACAGCCTGCCCGACTTCCTCAATGAAATGGGCTTCCGCATGGACCACGAGTTCGTAGCCAAGGGCCACATTTTCCGCAAAGGCGTGCTCAAAGTGGTGGTGAGTAAACTGTCTCGCATCCTGGTCCCCGAGAATACAGAGAACACTGAGCCGCTGTCACTCTCCTACCTGGTGGAGCTCAGTGTATTGGTCCCCGCGGGCCAGGATACCATGTCAGAGGACATGCGCAGCTTCGCTGAGCAGCTCAAGCCCCTGGTTCACCTGGAGAAGATTGACCCCAAGAGACACATGTAA